A single genomic interval of Zobellia nedashkovskayae harbors:
- the pheT gene encoding phenylalanine--tRNA ligase subunit beta, whose amino-acid sequence MQISYNWLKDYLKLDWDSKKTGELLTDLGLEVEGINPFESIKGGLKGIVVGHVLTCEKHPNADKLKITTVDVGTGTPLKIVCGAPNVAKDQKVPVATVGTILYTPEGKAWKIGKGKIRGEESHGMICAEDELGLGSSHDGILVLDSKLKPGTPCSEVFDVEVDEVFEIGLTPNRADAMSHFGVARDLKAGLKQKEITKELITPSISHFNIDNRSLKLQVQVDDSKLVPRYAGITLSNLVVKPSPDWLQNRLRAIGINPMNNLVDATNYVLHDLGQPLHAFDADRIHGKKIVVKTLPAGTKFMTLDGEERELHEDDLMICDSEKPMCIAGVFGGINTGVTEKTTSIFLESAYFNPVAIRKTAKRHGLNTDASFRFERGIDIENVEYALKRAALLIKEIAGGDITSDIVDFYPKRFDEHQVFLTFKKTHSLVGEEIPQDTIKSILASLDIKVKSVTEAGLGLSIPSYRVDVQREVDVIEEILRVYGYNNINFGTKLNASTALVSKFDDYKLQSIIGDFLASQGFYEIMTNSLTAPGNAELLDDNSTEESVKMLNPLSNDLSVLRRSMLFTGLETILYNNNRKKLNLKLFEFGKTYEKKKSKYIEDKHLCLYLTGNRHEEGWAGTEKANDFFYSKSIVTNILNRLGISDFTPAPTSNTLFSEGLSLNVGSKELVSFGIVKKSILKHMSIKQEVLYADFNWSNVISLAEKNSITYREIPKYPEVKRDFALLLDESVSFQKVYELGRKTEKKLLKNINLFDVYTGDKLPKGKKSYAVSFTLQDSQRTLTDKQIDRIMGKLEKTYQNELGAELR is encoded by the coding sequence ATGCAGATTTCATACAACTGGTTAAAAGATTATCTTAAACTTGATTGGGATTCCAAAAAAACGGGAGAACTTTTAACCGATTTAGGTCTTGAAGTAGAGGGAATCAACCCTTTCGAGTCTATAAAAGGCGGATTAAAGGGTATTGTAGTAGGACATGTTCTTACTTGCGAAAAACACCCTAACGCCGATAAATTAAAAATTACTACTGTAGATGTAGGGACTGGCACACCTTTAAAAATAGTATGTGGCGCCCCTAATGTTGCTAAGGACCAAAAAGTTCCTGTAGCTACCGTTGGCACTATACTTTACACCCCAGAAGGAAAAGCTTGGAAAATAGGAAAGGGAAAAATTAGAGGAGAAGAAAGTCACGGTATGATATGTGCCGAAGATGAATTAGGACTTGGCTCTAGCCATGATGGTATACTTGTTCTAGATTCTAAATTGAAACCAGGTACACCGTGTTCCGAGGTTTTTGACGTAGAAGTAGATGAGGTCTTTGAAATTGGACTAACTCCTAACCGTGCAGATGCTATGAGCCATTTTGGCGTAGCAAGGGATCTAAAAGCCGGCCTAAAGCAAAAAGAAATTACTAAAGAACTGATTACACCTTCTATCAGTCATTTTAATATAGATAACCGTTCGCTTAAACTACAGGTTCAAGTAGATGACAGTAAACTTGTACCACGTTATGCTGGTATTACGTTAAGCAATTTGGTGGTAAAACCGTCTCCGGATTGGTTACAAAATAGATTGCGCGCAATAGGAATCAACCCTATGAATAACCTTGTAGATGCAACTAACTACGTTTTACATGATTTAGGACAACCTTTGCACGCTTTTGATGCGGATCGCATTCATGGTAAAAAAATAGTTGTGAAAACACTACCTGCCGGAACTAAGTTCATGACATTGGATGGCGAGGAGAGAGAGTTGCATGAAGATGATTTAATGATTTGTGATTCTGAAAAACCAATGTGTATTGCCGGAGTTTTTGGTGGTATAAATACTGGTGTTACAGAGAAAACCACTTCTATCTTTCTTGAAAGTGCTTATTTTAATCCTGTAGCAATTAGAAAAACTGCTAAAAGACACGGATTGAATACAGACGCTTCTTTTAGGTTTGAAAGAGGTATTGATATTGAAAATGTAGAATATGCACTTAAACGTGCCGCTTTATTGATAAAAGAAATTGCCGGAGGTGATATAACTTCTGATATTGTTGATTTTTACCCTAAAAGATTTGATGAGCACCAAGTTTTTCTAACCTTTAAGAAAACGCATTCCCTTGTTGGAGAAGAAATTCCGCAAGACACTATAAAATCTATATTAGCATCATTGGACATTAAAGTGAAAAGCGTTACGGAAGCTGGTCTTGGCCTTTCAATACCAAGTTACAGGGTTGATGTACAGCGCGAAGTAGATGTTATTGAAGAGATTTTACGTGTTTACGGGTACAACAACATCAACTTTGGAACAAAATTAAACGCTTCTACTGCGCTTGTTTCTAAGTTTGACGATTACAAACTTCAGAGTATAATTGGAGACTTTTTGGCTTCCCAAGGTTTTTACGAAATCATGACCAATAGTTTAACGGCTCCTGGTAATGCTGAATTATTAGACGATAATTCAACTGAGGAAAGCGTAAAAATGTTGAATCCGTTGAGTAACGACCTTTCTGTTTTACGCCGTTCTATGTTGTTTACAGGTCTTGAAACCATCTTATACAATAATAACCGAAAGAAACTTAATCTGAAGTTATTTGAATTTGGTAAAACATACGAGAAGAAAAAGTCTAAATATATAGAAGATAAGCACCTTTGCCTCTATTTGACGGGAAACCGCCATGAAGAAGGTTGGGCCGGTACCGAAAAGGCAAACGACTTCTTTTACTCAAAATCTATAGTGACTAATATTCTAAATCGCTTGGGTATCTCTGATTTTACTCCGGCGCCAACATCCAACACTTTATTCTCAGAAGGTTTGAGTTTAAATGTAGGTTCTAAAGAACTGGTCTCTTTTGGTATCGTTAAAAAGTCGATCCTTAAACATATGAGCATAAAACAAGAAGTTCTTTATGCCGATTTTAATTGGAGCAACGTTATATCTCTTGCAGAGAAAAATAGTATTACTTATCGCGAAATACCTAAATACCCAGAGGTAAAAAGAGATTTCGCCCTTTTATTAGACGAGTCCGTTAGTTTCCAAAAGGTTTATGAACTAGGAAGAAAGACCGAAAAGAAACTACTAAAGAACATAAACTTATTTGATGTTTATACAGGGGACAAACTTCCCAAAGGGAAAAAATCTTACGCGGTTAGTTTCACTTTACAGGATAGCCAACGTACATTAACGGACAAACAAATAGACCGTATAATGGGCAAATTAGAGAAAACTTACCAAAACGAATTAGGAGCGGAATTAAGATAA
- a CDS encoding fasciclin domain-containing protein has translation MKNLTKVFSCALFFVFLSTKAQETVSKSTTTHNKAVSNKSIVNSTATSKNHQTLLAVMKAADLEDLLDHAGPFTVFAPSDLAFANLAGRSVEELLDPKNRKELRDLLTYHIVAGQITASKILKAMCRGEGKATFTTIQGGIITATMEGIDIILNDAFGNTATIVVADSKQNNGVIHEIDSVILPGKI, from the coding sequence ATGAAAAATCTTACTAAAGTCTTCTCTTGTGCTCTGTTCTTTGTTTTTTTATCAACTAAAGCTCAAGAAACTGTAAGCAAATCAACTACAACTCACAATAAGGCCGTTAGTAATAAATCAATAGTTAATTCTACTGCAACTTCTAAAAATCATCAAACTCTTTTGGCGGTTATGAAGGCTGCTGATTTAGAAGATTTATTGGATCATGCTGGCCCATTTACTGTTTTTGCTCCATCCGATCTTGCATTTGCTAATTTAGCCGGTAGATCAGTAGAGGAGTTATTAGACCCAAAAAACAGAAAAGAATTAAGGGATTTGTTAACTTATCATATTGTTGCGGGACAAATTACTGCTTCAAAAATATTGAAGGCTATGTGTAGAGGAGAAGGTAAGGCAACTTTTACTACTATTCAAGGTGGTATTATTACGGCCACCATGGAGGGAATAGATATTATTCTAAACGATGCCTTTGGGAATACCGCAACTATAGTAGTTGCAGATTCCAAGCAGAACAATGGTGTTATTCACGAAATTGATAGTGTTATTCTTCCAGGGAAAATTTAA
- a CDS encoding ABC-F family ATP-binding cassette domain-containing protein, whose amino-acid sequence MLSVSNLSVQFGKRILFDEVNVTFTQGNCYGVIGANGAGKSTFLKILSGQVDPTSGHVHLEPGKRMSILEQNHNAYDESTVLETVVMGNKPLFSIKQQIDALYADYTDENADKIGELQVQFEEMNGWNADSNAAALLSNLGITEEFHYTLMADIDSKLKVRVLLAQALFGNPDVLIMDEPTNDLDYETITWLENFLADYENTVIVVSHDRHFLDSICTSIADIDYGKMNVYSGNYTFWYESSQLASRQRAQQNKKAEEKAKELQEFIARFSANVAKSKQATSRKKMLSKLKIEDIKPSSRRYPAIIFEREREAGDQILNVEGLSARSEDGDLLFENVNLNLAKGDKVAIISRDSRATTAFYEIINGHKKAEKGTFQWGITTTQSYLPADNSDFFNEDISLVDWLRQWAKTEEEREEVYIRGFLGKMLFSGEEALKTCTVLSGGEKVRCMLSRMMMLRANVVMLDEPTNHLDLESITAFNNSLNNFKGTVMFTTHDHHFAQTVADRIVELTPKGNIDRYLAFDEYMSDKTLREQRNKMYVATV is encoded by the coding sequence ATGCTGTCGGTATCAAATCTATCCGTACAATTCGGAAAAAGAATCCTTTTCGATGAAGTGAACGTAACCTTTACTCAGGGTAATTGTTATGGGGTAATTGGAGCAAATGGAGCCGGAAAATCTACATTTTTAAAAATTCTATCTGGACAGGTAGATCCAACTTCTGGTCATGTACATCTTGAGCCTGGTAAGCGTATGTCTATCTTAGAGCAGAACCACAACGCTTATGATGAGTCTACTGTTCTTGAGACGGTTGTAATGGGGAATAAGCCGCTTTTTTCTATAAAGCAGCAAATTGATGCCCTTTATGCGGATTATACAGATGAAAACGCAGATAAAATTGGTGAGCTTCAAGTTCAATTTGAAGAGATGAATGGTTGGAATGCAGATAGCAACGCCGCGGCGTTATTATCAAACTTGGGTATTACCGAAGAGTTTCATTACACCTTAATGGCAGATATAGACTCAAAACTTAAGGTACGTGTGTTATTGGCACAAGCTCTTTTTGGTAATCCAGATGTATTGATCATGGATGAACCTACCAATGATTTGGATTATGAAACTATCACCTGGTTAGAAAATTTCCTAGCGGACTATGAAAATACAGTAATTGTTGTTTCTCACGATAGACACTTTTTAGATTCCATCTGTACCAGTATCGCAGATATTGATTATGGTAAGATGAATGTGTATTCTGGTAACTATACATTCTGGTATGAAAGTAGCCAGTTGGCTTCTCGTCAGAGAGCACAACAGAATAAAAAGGCAGAGGAGAAAGCAAAAGAATTGCAAGAATTTATTGCTCGTTTCAGTGCTAACGTAGCAAAAAGTAAACAAGCTACTTCTAGGAAGAAAATGTTGTCTAAGCTTAAAATAGAGGATATTAAGCCTTCTAGTAGAAGGTATCCTGCCATTATTTTTGAAAGAGAACGTGAAGCGGGAGATCAGATTTTAAATGTTGAGGGGCTTTCCGCTAGATCCGAAGATGGGGATTTACTTTTTGAAAATGTAAACCTAAATTTAGCAAAAGGAGATAAAGTTGCTATTATATCTCGTGATTCAAGAGCAACAACTGCTTTTTACGAAATAATTAACGGTCATAAAAAAGCAGAGAAAGGTACTTTTCAATGGGGTATTACTACAACCCAGTCCTATTTACCTGCGGATAACTCTGATTTCTTTAATGAAGACATAAGTTTGGTAGACTGGCTTAGACAATGGGCCAAGACAGAAGAAGAAAGAGAAGAAGTTTATATACGTGGTTTTCTAGGTAAAATGCTTTTTAGTGGTGAAGAAGCTCTTAAAACGTGCACCGTACTTTCTGGAGGAGAAAAAGTACGTTGTATGTTGAGTAGAATGATGATGCTTAGAGCCAACGTAGTGATGTTGGATGAACCAACGAATCACTTAGATTTAGAGAGTATTACCGCATTTAATAATAGCCTTAATAATTTCAAGGGGACGGTTATGTTTACTACTCATGACCACCACTTTGCACAGACGGTTGCCGATAGAATCGTAGAGTTGACCCCTAAAGGCAACATCGATAGATATCTGGCGTTTGATGAATATATGTCTGACAAGACATTACGGGAGCAACGTAATAAAATGTACGTTGCAACGGTATAA
- a CDS encoding transaldolase codes for MNRNLLYLFFVFLGSCAAEKSSPSVFFSGEIVNPTSDYIVLLKGDVVIDSAELDDDNRFSFTLDSITEGLYHFNHDPELQYVYLEKGDSLVVRLNTSDFDESLVFSGDGEELNNFLLEVFLAHEDEASSVRSMYRLDPVDFERNIDSLKRLKLDVLDDIVTDGKLSKKELKIASASVDYNYNTYKEEYPFKHKRLTGEKIIDDLPANFYDYRKDLIFDDKDLTYLRPYYNFMINHIGNMSYMTCSHACAIKNNVVRNQLHFNEHKLHIIDSLVQEKELKDNLFRYVAFDYLLKVHDSEKNNEEFIADFRKLSNNNKHMGEIDALYEGIKNIQPKKEIPNVAVTSISGDTMTLKQIAAKSNKTVFYFWSATDRMHFENIKRRIDQLSSKKPEYSYVGINIKTSETNWKAMLEISGLDQTSQYRSSDFEELTKSLVIYPLNKCIITDSKVIVDAFANVYTSF; via the coding sequence ATGAATAGAAATCTACTCTATCTATTTTTTGTTTTTCTTGGAAGTTGTGCTGCAGAAAAAAGCTCGCCCAGTGTATTTTTTTCAGGTGAAATTGTTAATCCTACCAGTGATTATATTGTGCTACTTAAAGGAGATGTAGTCATAGATTCTGCAGAATTAGATGATGACAACCGATTTTCCTTCACCCTTGATTCAATTACAGAAGGTCTATATCATTTTAACCACGACCCGGAATTACAGTATGTTTATCTAGAAAAAGGAGATAGTCTTGTTGTACGTTTAAATACTTCAGATTTTGATGAATCCCTAGTTTTTTCCGGAGACGGAGAAGAACTCAATAACTTTCTTTTAGAAGTTTTTTTGGCGCACGAGGATGAAGCCAGTTCTGTTAGATCCATGTATAGGTTGGATCCAGTTGATTTTGAAAGAAATATCGACTCTCTAAAACGACTAAAATTAGACGTGCTAGATGATATAGTAACTGATGGTAAACTTTCCAAAAAAGAGTTGAAGATTGCTAGTGCCAGTGTTGACTATAATTATAACACCTATAAAGAGGAGTATCCTTTTAAGCACAAAAGACTTACTGGAGAAAAAATAATAGATGACCTACCTGCCAATTTTTACGATTACAGAAAAGATTTGATTTTTGATGACAAGGACTTGACCTATTTAAGACCTTATTATAATTTCATGATCAATCACATTGGTAATATGTCGTATATGACCTGTTCCCATGCCTGCGCCATCAAAAATAACGTGGTTCGTAATCAGTTGCATTTCAATGAACACAAACTACATATTATAGATAGCCTTGTGCAAGAGAAAGAACTAAAAGACAATCTTTTTAGATATGTAGCTTTTGATTATTTATTGAAAGTACATGATTCTGAAAAAAATAACGAAGAGTTTATTGCGGATTTTAGAAAACTCAGTAATAACAACAAACATATGGGCGAGATTGATGCTCTATATGAAGGCATTAAGAATATTCAACCTAAGAAAGAAATACCAAATGTTGCCGTAACCAGTATAAGTGGGGACACAATGACATTAAAACAAATAGCAGCTAAGAGTAACAAAACGGTATTCTATTTTTGGTCTGCCACAGATAGAATGCATTTTGAGAATATTAAAAGGAGGATTGATCAGCTCTCTTCAAAGAAGCCAGAGTATTCCTATGTAGGTATCAACATAAAAACTTCAGAAACCAATTGGAAGGCCATGTTAGAGATTTCAGGTTTAGATCAAACAAGCCAATACCGTTCTTCTGACTTTGAAGAGCTTACCAAATCTCTTGTTATCTACCCTCTTAACAAATGTATTATTACTGATAGTAAAGTAATTGTAGATGCTTTTGCAAATGTCTACACCTCCTTCTAA
- the fsa gene encoding fructose-6-phosphate aldolase, with amino-acid sequence MKFFIDTANLDQIREAQELGVLDGVTTNPSLMAKEGITGRNNILKHYVDICNIVDGDVSAEVISTTYKEMIKEGDELAELHDQIVVKIPMIKDGVKALKYFSDKGIKTNCTLVFSAGQALLAAKAGATYVSPFIGRLDDISTDGLNLIAEIRLIYDNYAFETQILAASIRHTMHVIDCAKLGADVMTSGLSSITGLLNHPLTDSGLAKFLADYNKGN; translated from the coding sequence ATGAAATTTTTTATAGACACAGCTAATTTAGATCAGATACGGGAAGCACAAGAACTTGGTGTTCTTGACGGTGTAACTACCAACCCGTCTTTAATGGCTAAAGAAGGAATTACAGGAAGAAACAATATATTAAAGCACTATGTAGACATTTGCAACATTGTTGATGGAGATGTTTCTGCTGAAGTTATTTCCACTACTTATAAGGAGATGATAAAGGAAGGTGATGAATTGGCTGAGTTGCATGACCAGATCGTTGTGAAAATACCAATGATCAAAGATGGTGTTAAGGCACTAAAATATTTTTCTGATAAAGGAATCAAGACAAACTGTACTTTAGTTTTTTCTGCAGGGCAAGCATTATTGGCTGCTAAAGCAGGAGCTACTTACGTTTCTCCATTTATTGGAAGATTGGATGATATCTCTACCGATGGTCTTAATCTAATTGCTGAAATTAGACTTATTTATGATAACTATGCATTCGAAACTCAGATTTTGGCTGCTTCTATCCGTCACACCATGCACGTTATTGATTGTGCTAAACTTGGAGCGGATGTTATGACTAGTGGGTTATCTTCCATTACAGGTCTTCTTAATCACCCATTGACTGATAGTGGTTTAGCTAAGTTCTTAGCAGATTACAATAAAGGAAACTAG
- a CDS encoding SDR family oxidoreductase produces MEQKVVLITGGSSGIGKSIGLYLKSKGFKVYGTTRSLAKNEYFEVFELLQLNVSDKESIVSAVNQIIAKEGRLDVLVNNAGVGITGPIEETPPEEVHKAFDINVYGPLRVAQAVLPQMRKQNGGVIINITSIAGYMGLPYRGIYSATKSALSILTEALRMETKSFGIKIATLAPGDFATNIAAGRYHSPVLESSPYKEAYGNTLTMMNEDVSNGDDPISVAKQVLGIIESSNPKVHYKVGSPLQKFSVVLKSILPDKVYEKLLLNHYKL; encoded by the coding sequence ATGGAGCAAAAAGTAGTATTGATTACCGGAGGTTCTTCTGGCATAGGGAAGTCTATAGGTTTGTACCTCAAATCCAAAGGGTTTAAAGTTTACGGAACCACCAGGAGTTTAGCAAAAAACGAATATTTTGAAGTTTTTGAGTTGCTTCAGCTAAATGTTTCTGATAAGGAGAGTATCGTTTCTGCGGTGAATCAAATTATAGCAAAGGAAGGAAGGCTAGATGTATTAGTAAATAATGCAGGAGTAGGTATTACCGGCCCTATAGAAGAGACACCACCCGAAGAAGTTCATAAAGCTTTTGATATTAATGTGTATGGACCACTTAGGGTAGCGCAGGCTGTACTGCCCCAAATGCGCAAACAAAATGGGGGGGTGATAATAAATATTACGTCAATAGCAGGTTATATGGGCTTACCGTACCGCGGAATATATTCAGCGACAAAAAGCGCTTTATCCATCCTTACGGAGGCCTTACGAATGGAAACCAAAAGTTTTGGGATTAAGATAGCTACTCTAGCTCCAGGAGATTTTGCTACAAATATTGCAGCAGGGCGTTATCATTCTCCAGTTTTGGAAAGCTCACCATATAAAGAGGCCTATGGCAATACATTAACAATGATGAACGAAGATGTGTCCAATGGAGATGATCCCATTTCCGTAGCAAAACAAGTTCTTGGTATTATTGAAAGCTCAAACCCAAAGGTTCATTACAAAGTTGGTTCGCCATTACAGAAGTTTTCTGTAGTCCTAAAGAGTATTTTGCCAGATAAAGTATACGAGAAACTATTACTAAACCATTATAAGTTGTAA
- a CDS encoding glutaminyl-peptide cyclotransferase, producing the protein MTTLKFFPLCLFLMLFMACGGDNAPSSLFEIQLEGNSKSFQQNQNVAVSLKNKKDKTIESVTYTIDGKELPISDGKITLNMPHLGDKTLKATVSYEDASVEVTKHLKLLAPNAPEIYTYEIIAEYPHDNKAYTQGLEFHDDTLYESTGKKGRSSLRKVDFKTGEVLQQVDLDQTYFGEGITILNNKIYMLTWRSGVGFIYDLKTLDKIDNFQFGESKEGWGLTNDGKKLFKSDGTEKIWFLNPETLVEEGHIETVTNKSINDSANELEYVDGKIYANVYQKPSVMIIDANSGAIEGVINFGGLSKKVTHHTTWSDTDNVLNGIAYHPERQTFFVTGKEWDKMFEVKIQKK; encoded by the coding sequence ATGACAACTCTAAAGTTTTTTCCGCTCTGTCTTTTTTTAATGCTTTTTATGGCATGTGGAGGTGATAATGCCCCCTCATCGCTATTCGAAATTCAATTAGAAGGAAACAGTAAAAGCTTTCAGCAAAACCAAAACGTAGCAGTTTCCCTTAAAAATAAAAAAGATAAAACCATAGAAAGTGTAACCTATACTATAGATGGCAAAGAACTACCGATTAGTGATGGTAAAATTACACTTAACATGCCTCATTTGGGTGATAAAACCCTTAAGGCTACCGTTTCTTATGAAGATGCTTCCGTAGAGGTTACCAAACACCTTAAATTATTGGCGCCAAATGCTCCTGAGATATATACCTACGAGATAATTGCAGAATATCCTCATGATAATAAAGCGTATACTCAAGGCCTTGAATTTCATGATGACACGCTCTATGAAAGTACTGGTAAAAAGGGTAGGTCTTCATTGCGGAAAGTGGATTTTAAAACAGGTGAGGTTTTACAACAGGTAGATTTAGACCAAACCTATTTTGGAGAAGGCATTACCATTCTGAATAATAAGATATACATGCTTACTTGGCGCAGTGGTGTTGGTTTTATCTACGATTTAAAAACATTGGATAAAATTGATAATTTTCAATTCGGAGAAAGTAAAGAAGGTTGGGGATTAACAAACGATGGAAAAAAGTTGTTTAAAAGTGATGGTACTGAAAAAATATGGTTTTTGAACCCAGAAACCTTAGTTGAAGAAGGTCATATAGAAACCGTCACTAATAAATCTATTAATGACAGTGCAAACGAACTGGAATATGTAGACGGAAAGATTTACGCCAATGTATACCAGAAGCCCAGCGTAATGATTATTGATGCCAATAGCGGTGCTATTGAAGGTGTTATTAATTTTGGAGGTCTAAGTAAGAAAGTTACCCATCACACTACTTGGAGTGATACGGATAATGTTCTTAACGGAATAGCCTACCACCCTGAAAGACAAACATTTTTTGTTACCGGAAAAGAGTGGGACAAAATGTTTGAGGTAAAAATCCAAAAGAAATAA
- a CDS encoding acyl-CoA thioesterase, which produces MQSYKKTITVKQDDLDELDHVNNVRYVQWMQDISKEHWMVAASEEMRSGIIWVVMTHHITYKNAAVLDDVIEMRTYIKESRGAVCVRIVEMHNKKTKELLLKSSTEWCLLNAETYRPTRISDEIKEFFTTA; this is translated from the coding sequence ATGCAGAGCTATAAAAAAACAATTACCGTAAAACAAGATGATCTAGACGAACTTGATCATGTAAACAACGTGCGGTATGTACAGTGGATGCAAGACATTTCCAAAGAGCACTGGATGGTTGCTGCATCCGAAGAAATGCGTAGTGGAATTATTTGGGTGGTTATGACCCATCATATTACCTATAAAAACGCAGCTGTATTAGACGATGTTATTGAAATGCGTACCTACATAAAAGAAAGCCGGGGTGCAGTTTGTGTGCGTATTGTAGAAATGCACAATAAGAAGACCAAGGAACTGTTATTGAAGTCAAGTACGGAGTGGTGTCTCTTAAATGCAGAGACCTATAGACCCACACGCATATCAGATGAAATTAAAGAATTTTTCACCACTGCATAG
- a CDS encoding choice-of-anchor Q domain-containing protein, which yields MRYYLTVITLLVLIISLGSCRKDFEYTPSTGNLEFSRDTIFLDTVFANIGSSTYSLKVYNRSKEDISIPFIGLEQGETSYYRLNVDGVAGKTFADIPLMAKDSLYIFIETTVNIKDETVNQLLYTDILQFGQGSNSQQIPLVTLVQDAIFLFPESTSDGQKQSVVIGFDNNGNEILSPGFELKTEQLRFTNEKPYIIYGFAVVPKEQKLVIDAGARVYFHDNSGIVVQSEGSISINGTLSTDEQLLENEVIFEGDRLEPEYGDVSGQWEGIRIATGSIDNIINYFTLKNATIGIFAQGESPFSSPTLHIKNSQIYNSSKINLWGKTAVVTAENLVLGSAGNSSLYCNLGGSYSFTHTTIANYWTESYRPSAALTINNFEPNEQNGSTGIDLIKADFKNCIIDGNGDFELSHSSNGINAYNFLFSSCLITANTANIPSGFENLYNFENNENYENSFLNQPLEFVNATQNNFRLKPTSPALDKGDKLFALDVPLDILGTNREELPDLGAYEFTTLE from the coding sequence ATGAGGTATTATTTAACAGTCATAACACTACTTGTCCTAATCATCTCTTTGGGTTCATGTCGCAAGGATTTTGAATACACTCCTAGCACAGGGAATCTGGAATTTTCAAGAGATACCATTTTCTTAGACACTGTATTTGCAAATATCGGTAGTAGCACGTATAGCCTAAAAGTATACAACCGTAGTAAAGAAGATATTTCAATTCCTTTTATAGGTCTGGAACAAGGTGAAACTAGTTATTATAGACTGAACGTAGATGGCGTTGCCGGCAAAACATTTGCAGATATTCCGCTTATGGCCAAAGATAGTCTTTACATCTTCATAGAAACTACTGTTAATATTAAAGATGAAACTGTTAATCAACTTTTATATACAGATATATTACAATTTGGACAAGGCAGTAATAGTCAACAAATACCATTGGTAACACTTGTACAAGATGCTATCTTTCTTTTCCCAGAAAGCACCTCTGATGGACAAAAGCAATCGGTCGTGATCGGTTTTGACAACAATGGCAATGAGATTCTATCCCCAGGTTTTGAACTTAAAACAGAACAATTGCGATTTACTAATGAGAAGCCCTATATCATTTACGGATTTGCTGTAGTACCAAAAGAACAGAAATTGGTCATAGATGCGGGAGCAAGAGTATATTTTCATGATAATTCTGGTATTGTAGTCCAATCTGAAGGTTCTATATCGATTAATGGAACATTAAGCACTGACGAACAACTTCTTGAAAATGAAGTGATATTTGAAGGCGATCGTTTAGAACCAGAATATGGAGATGTATCTGGCCAATGGGAAGGCATTCGTATAGCTACTGGTAGTATAGATAATATCATTAATTATTTTACTTTAAAGAATGCTACCATAGGCATTTTTGCACAAGGGGAATCACCCTTCTCCTCTCCTACTTTGCATATCAAGAACTCACAAATTTATAATAGCTCTAAAATTAATTTATGGGGCAAAACTGCTGTTGTAACTGCTGAGAACTTAGTTTTAGGTAGCGCAGGAAACAGCTCTCTTTACTGTAATTTAGGAGGTAGTTATTCTTTTACTCATACCACAATCGCCAATTATTGGACAGAAAGCTACCGACCAAGCGCAGCACTTACCATAAATAATTTTGAACCAAATGAACAAAACGGTTCTACAGGCATTGATTTAATAAAAGCCGACTTCAAGAATTGTATTATTGATGGAAATGGTGATTTTGAACTTTCTCATAGTTCTAATGGTATAAATGCCTATAATTTTCTTTTTAGCTCTTGTTTAATCACGGCCAATACCGCTAACATCCCGTCAGGTTTTGAAAATTTATACAATTTTGAAAACAATGAGAATTATGAAAATAGCTTTCTAAATCAACCTTTAGAATTTGTAAACGCTACACAAAATAATTTTAGATTAAAACCAACTTCCCCAGCACTAGATAAAGGAGACAAATTATTTGCTCTTGATGTCCCCTTAGACATTTTAGGCACAAATCGTGAAGAGCTACCAGATCTTGGGGCGTATGAATTTACTACTTTGGAATAA